Proteins co-encoded in one Plectropomus leopardus isolate mb chromosome 14, YSFRI_Pleo_2.0, whole genome shotgun sequence genomic window:
- the c14h2orf50 gene encoding uncharacterized protein C2orf50 homolog, whose product MDLNNVRRVSSAGYRLPEPANETRPTTTRQPAADRTRSAKGDAVSAKQNPDRSDPVKQDRVWKEMVWSERRGVREWEKNWNFLRNYDQLGQLKPEETLPSYVSLFSDRVPNTTNQMFGSRLSTPLGSDLVRLDRLLLWSAGNHKRKQDPEMLPC is encoded by the exons ATGGACTTGAACAATGTCAGACGCGTGTCCTCAGCAGGCTACCGGTTACCGGAACCAGCCAACGAGACCAGGCCGACAACGACCCGGCAGCCAGCAGCGGACAGGACGCGCTCCGCGAAAGGAGACGCGGTGTCCGCGAAACAGAATCCAGACAGAAGCGACCCCGTCAAACAGGACCGGGTGTGGAAAGAGATGGTGTggagtgagaggagaggagtgcgGGAATG GGAGAAGAACTGGAACTTTCTCAGGAACTATGATCAGCTG GGGCAGCTGAAGCCAGAGGAGACTTTACCCAGCTACGTGTCACTCTTCTCCGATCGCGTCCCCAACACCACCAATCAGATGTTTGGCAGCAGGCTGTCCACTCCGCTGGGGAGCGATCTGGTCAGACTGGACAGGCTGCTACTCTGGTCTGCAGGCAATCACAAGCGCAAGCAGGATCCAGAGATGCTGCCCTGCTAG